The following proteins are encoded in a genomic region of Micrococcaceae bacterium Sec5.8:
- a CDS encoding DNA-directed RNA polymerase subunit beta', with amino-acid sequence MSSESSFGLMQIGLATAEDIRGWSYGEVKKPETINYRTLKPEKDGLFCEKIFGPSRDWECYCGKYKRVRFKGIICERCGVEVTRAKVRRERMGHIELAAPVTHIWYFKGVPSRLGYLLDLAPKDLEKVIYFAAYMITSVDADSRHEELPNLQVEHDIEKKQLIDNRDSDIATIARDLENELARLEGEGAKAADKKKARDSADRQMANVRKRADAEIERLEQVWDRFKNLKVADLEGDEGLYRELRDRYGMYFEGSMGAEAIKKRLENFDMQAESDMLRDIIANGKGQRKTRALKRLKVVNAFLTTNNSPLGMVLDAVPVIPPELRPMVQLDGGRFATSDLNDLYRRVINRNNRLKRLLDLGAPEIIVNNEKRMLQEAVDSLFDNGRRGRPVTGPGNRPLKSLSDMLKGKQGRFRQNLLGKRVDYSGRSVIVVGPQLKLHQCGLPKQMALELFKPFVMKRLVDLNHAQNIKSAKRMVERYRPQVWDVLEEIITEHPVLLNRAPTLHRLGIQAFEPQLVEGKAIQLHPLVCGAFNADFDGDQMAVHLPLSPEAQAEARILMLSSNNILKPSDGRPVTLPSQDMIIGLYHLTTKRVGSAGEGRIFSSVSEAIMAYDLHELHLNSQVKIRLEGFVPYAGWEAPEGYEPGQTVLVQTSLGQVLFNETLPADYPWVENVADKGELSTIVNDLAERYPKVITAATLDNLKDAGFYWATRSGVTVAISDIEVPKDKPRILAGYETMAAKIQGQYDKGLIDDDERRQELIEIWNKATNEIAQAMRDSLSPMNTINRMVSSGARGNWMQVRQIAGIRGLVANPKGEIIPRPIKSSYREGLSVLEYFIATHGARKGLADTALRTANSGYLTRRLVDVSQDVIVREEDCGTERGLMTAIAVADANGELVLDENVENSAYARTLAVDVVDSKGKVLAAGGTDCGDVVIAELFAAGITEVKVRSVLTCESSVGTCALCYGRSLATGKTVDIGEAVGIIAAQSIGEPGTQLTMRTFHTGGAVSSSGGDDITQGLPRIQELFEARTPKGVAPIAEAAGRITIEESERQMRLVITPDDGSEEIAYPVLRRSRLLIEDGDHVSVGQKLINGPVDPKQVLRIMGPRAAQKFLVDEVQGVYRSQGIGIHDKHVEVIVRQMLRRVTVIESGESDLLPGELAERSRFEDANRRVVSEGKTPASGRPELMGITKASLATESWLSAASFQETTRVLTQAAMEGKSDPLLGLKENVIIGKLIPAGTGLPRYTEVTVEPTEEAKANLFTGPSAFSDFSYDSLGGDGAPEFHAIPLDDYDLGSDFR; translated from the coding sequence ATGTCCAGCGAATCCTCCTTCGGCCTCATGCAGATCGGCCTCGCCACCGCGGAAGACATCCGTGGCTGGTCTTACGGCGAGGTTAAGAAGCCGGAAACCATCAACTACCGCACGCTCAAGCCTGAGAAGGACGGCCTCTTCTGCGAGAAGATCTTCGGCCCGTCCCGCGACTGGGAATGCTACTGCGGCAAGTACAAGCGCGTGCGCTTCAAGGGCATCATCTGCGAGCGGTGTGGCGTTGAGGTCACCCGCGCAAAGGTCCGCCGTGAGCGCATGGGCCACATCGAACTGGCCGCCCCGGTCACGCACATCTGGTACTTCAAGGGTGTCCCGTCCCGTCTGGGCTACCTCCTTGACCTGGCGCCGAAGGACCTCGAAAAGGTCATCTACTTCGCTGCCTACATGATCACGAGCGTCGACGCCGACAGCCGCCACGAAGAACTGCCCAACCTCCAGGTTGAGCACGACATCGAAAAGAAGCAGCTGATCGACAACCGCGACTCGGACATCGCCACGATCGCCCGCGACCTTGAGAACGAGCTTGCCCGTCTCGAAGGCGAAGGCGCCAAGGCTGCGGACAAGAAGAAGGCCCGCGACTCCGCTGACCGCCAGATGGCCAACGTCCGCAAGCGTGCGGATGCTGAGATCGAACGGCTCGAGCAGGTCTGGGACCGCTTCAAGAACCTCAAGGTTGCCGATCTCGAAGGTGACGAAGGCCTGTACCGGGAACTGCGCGACCGCTACGGCATGTACTTCGAAGGCTCCATGGGTGCCGAAGCCATCAAGAAGCGTCTTGAGAACTTCGACATGCAGGCCGAGTCGGACATGCTCCGGGACATCATTGCCAATGGCAAGGGCCAGCGTAAAACCCGTGCCCTGAAGCGGCTCAAGGTGGTCAACGCGTTCCTGACCACCAACAACAGCCCGCTGGGCATGGTGCTGGACGCCGTCCCGGTCATCCCGCCGGAACTGCGCCCGATGGTCCAGCTGGACGGTGGCCGCTTTGCGACCTCCGACCTCAACGACCTCTACCGCCGTGTGATCAACCGCAACAACCGGCTCAAGCGCCTGCTTGATCTGGGTGCTCCGGAGATCATCGTCAACAACGAGAAGCGCATGCTTCAGGAAGCCGTTGACAGCCTCTTTGACAACGGCCGCCGCGGCCGTCCGGTCACCGGACCGGGCAACCGTCCGCTGAAGTCCCTGTCCGACATGCTCAAGGGCAAGCAAGGCCGTTTCCGCCAGAACCTCCTGGGTAAGCGCGTCGACTACTCCGGCCGTTCGGTTATCGTCGTTGGCCCGCAGTTGAAGCTGCACCAGTGTGGTCTGCCGAAGCAGATGGCTCTTGAGCTCTTCAAACCGTTCGTGATGAAGCGCCTGGTTGACCTCAACCACGCGCAGAACATCAAGTCAGCCAAGCGGATGGTTGAGCGCTACCGCCCGCAGGTCTGGGATGTCCTGGAAGAGATCATCACCGAGCACCCTGTGCTGCTGAACCGTGCACCCACCCTGCACCGTCTCGGTATCCAGGCGTTCGAACCGCAGCTGGTCGAAGGCAAGGCAATCCAGCTTCACCCGCTGGTTTGCGGCGCCTTCAACGCGGACTTCGACGGCGACCAGATGGCAGTTCACCTGCCGCTGAGCCCCGAAGCCCAGGCGGAAGCCCGGATCCTGATGCTGTCCTCGAACAACATCCTGAAGCCGTCCGACGGCCGCCCGGTGACCCTGCCGTCGCAGGATATGATCATCGGCCTTTACCACCTGACCACCAAGCGTGTCGGTTCAGCTGGCGAAGGCAGGATCTTCTCCTCGGTGTCGGAAGCCATCATGGCGTACGACCTGCATGAGCTGCACCTGAACTCCCAGGTCAAGATCCGGCTCGAAGGCTTCGTGCCTTACGCCGGCTGGGAAGCTCCGGAAGGCTACGAGCCGGGTCAGACCGTACTCGTCCAGACCTCCCTGGGCCAGGTTCTCTTCAACGAGACCCTGCCGGCGGACTACCCGTGGGTCGAGAACGTTGCTGACAAGGGCGAACTGTCCACGATCGTCAACGATCTCGCCGAGCGCTACCCGAAGGTCATCACGGCGGCGACGCTGGATAACCTCAAGGATGCCGGTTTCTACTGGGCCACCCGCTCCGGCGTCACCGTCGCGATTTCGGACATTGAGGTTCCCAAGGACAAGCCGCGGATCCTCGCCGGTTACGAAACCATGGCCGCCAAGATCCAGGGCCAGTACGACAAGGGCCTGATCGACGACGACGAGCGTCGCCAGGAACTGATCGAGATCTGGAACAAGGCAACGAACGAGATCGCCCAGGCGATGCGTGACAGCCTGTCGCCGATGAACACCATCAACCGCATGGTCTCCTCCGGTGCACGTGGTAACTGGATGCAGGTCCGCCAGATCGCGGGTATCCGTGGCCTGGTGGCCAACCCTAAGGGCGAGATCATCCCGCGTCCGATCAAGTCCTCCTACCGCGAGGGCCTGTCGGTGCTGGAATACTTCATCGCCACGCACGGTGCCCGTAAGGGACTGGCTGACACCGCGCTTCGTACCGCCAACTCGGGTTACCTGACCCGCCGTCTGGTCGACGTATCGCAGGATGTTATCGTCCGGGAAGAGGACTGCGGCACCGAACGCGGCCTCATGACCGCGATCGCCGTGGCCGACGCCAACGGTGAGCTGGTTTTGGACGAGAACGTCGAGAACAGTGCGTACGCCCGGACCCTGGCCGTGGATGTCGTTGACTCCAAGGGCAAGGTTCTGGCAGCCGGCGGCACCGACTGCGGCGACGTCGTCATTGCCGAACTGTTCGCTGCCGGTATCACCGAGGTCAAGGTCCGCTCCGTACTCACCTGTGAGTCCAGCGTCGGCACCTGCGCCCTGTGCTACGGCCGTTCGCTTGCCACGGGTAAGACTGTGGACATCGGTGAGGCCGTCGGTATCATCGCCGCACAGTCCATCGGTGAGCCGGGTACCCAGCTGACCATGCGTACGTTCCACACCGGTGGTGCTGTTTCCTCCAGCGGCGGCGACGATATCACCCAGGGTCTGCCCCGTATCCAGGAGCTCTTCGAAGCCCGTACTCCGAAGGGTGTTGCGCCGATTGCTGAAGCAGCCGGCCGCATCACCATCGAAGAGTCCGAGCGCCAGATGCGCCTGGTCATCACCCCGGATGACGGATCTGAAGAGATTGCCTACCCGGTGCTGCGCCGTTCACGTCTTCTCATTGAAGACGGCGACCACGTCAGTGTCGGCCAGAAGCTCATCAACGGTCCGGTCGACCCCAAGCAGGTGCTGCGCATCATGGGCCCCCGTGCCGCGCAGAAGTTCCTCGTCGACGAAGTCCAGGGCGTGTACCGCAGCCAGGGCATCGGTATCCACGACAAGCACGTCGAGGTTATCGTCCGCCAGATGCTGCGCCGCGTCACGGTCATCGAGTCCGGCGAATCGGACCTGCTGCCCGGCGAGCTCGCCGAGCGCAGCCGCTTCGAAGATGCCAACCGCCGCGTTGTGTCCGAGGGCAAGACGCCGGCTTCCGGCCGTCCCGAGCTCATGGGCATCACCAAGGCCTCCCTGGCGACCGAGTCCTGGCTGTCCGCAGCTTCCTTCCAGGAAACCACCCGCGTCCTGACGCAGGCGGCCATGGAAGGCAAGAGCGATCCGCTGCTCGGCCTCAAGGAAAACGTCATCATCGGTAAGCTCATCCCGGCCGGCACGGGTCTCCCGCGCTACACCGAGGTCACAGTGGAACCGACTGAAGAAGCGAAGGCCAACCTGTTCACCGGCCCCAGCGCGTTCAGTGACTTCTCCTACGATTCCCTGGGCGGCGACGGAGCTCCTGAGTTCCACGCCATTCCGCTGGATGACTACGACCTGGGCAGCGACTTCCGCTAG
- the rpoB gene encoding DNA-directed RNA polymerase subunit beta: protein MVASSTSNVNNAATAINADSTDGATRRLSFAKIHEPLDVPNLLALQTDSFDWLVGNERWQARVAKAVEEGDLSVATSSGLSDIFEEISPIEDFQGTMSLSFSEPEFADPKYTMAECKDRDATYSAPLYVKAEFMNNNTGEIKQQTVFMGDFPLMTEKGTFVVNGTERVVVSQLVRSPGAYFERTADKTSDKDIFTAKIIPSRGAWFELEIDKRDQVGVRLDRKRKQSVTVLLKALGWTEGQILEEFGQYDSMRATLEKDATETREDALLDIYRKLRPGEPPTVEAAQSLLDNLYFNSKRYDLAKVGRYKINRKLGIDRSLGDKEASVLHVEDIVAMIKFLVALHAGEKTLTGKRDGQDHELRVEIDDIDHFGNRRIRAVGELIENQVRTGLSRMERVVRERMTTQDVEAITPQTLINIRPVVAAIKEFFGTSQLSQFMDQNNPLSGLTHKRRLSALGPGGLSRDRAGMEVRDVHPSHYGRMCPIETPEGPNIGLIGSLASYGRINPFGFIETPYRLVAEGVVSDEVQYLTADDEAEVLIAQANAPLDENKKFAEETVLVRARGGGGEPVLVPAADVEFMDVSPRQMVSVATALIPFLEHDDANRALMGANMQRQAVPLVRSEAPFVGTGMERAAAVDAGDVTIAKKAGVVTEVSAELVIVLNDDGTETNYRINKFARSNQGNCYNNRVLVNEGQRLEVGGIIADGPATDQGELALGKNLLVAFMSWEGHNFEDAIILSQRIVAEDVLSSIHIEEHEIDARDTKLGAEEITRDIPNVSEEVLAGLDERGIIHIGAEVEAGDILVGKVTPKGETELTPEERLLRAIFGEKSREVRDTSLKVPHGESGTVIGVRVFDRDNDDELPPGVNQLVRVYVAAKRKITDGDKLAGRHGNKGVISKILPIEDMPFLADGTPVDIVLNPLGVPGRMNVGQVLETHLGWVAKTGWKIEGEPEWVKQLPNLPRESGSTTVATPVFDGAREEEITGLLDSTNVTRDGVRLINSSGKTRLFDGRSGEPFPDPISVGYMYILKLHHLVDDKIHARSTGPYSMITQQPLGGKAQFGGQRFGEMEVWALEAYGAAYTLQELLTIKSDDIHGRVKVYEAIVKGENIPEPGVPESFKVLIKEMQSLCLNVEVLSTDGTTIEMRDSDDAVFTAAEELGIDLSRAEPSSVEEV, encoded by the coding sequence TTGGTCGCCTCGAGCACCTCTAATGTAAACAACGCTGCAACCGCTATCAACGCCGACAGCACCGACGGTGCAACCCGCCGGCTCTCATTCGCAAAGATTCACGAACCTCTTGACGTTCCGAATCTGCTTGCCCTGCAAACGGACAGCTTTGACTGGCTGGTCGGAAACGAACGCTGGCAGGCCCGCGTAGCCAAGGCCGTCGAAGAAGGCGACCTCAGCGTCGCCACCTCCTCGGGTCTGTCCGACATCTTCGAAGAGATCTCCCCGATCGAGGATTTCCAGGGCACCATGTCCCTGAGCTTCTCGGAGCCGGAGTTCGCTGATCCGAAGTACACCATGGCTGAGTGCAAGGACCGGGACGCTACGTACTCGGCTCCGCTGTACGTCAAGGCCGAATTCATGAACAACAACACGGGCGAAATCAAGCAGCAGACCGTGTTCATGGGTGACTTCCCGCTGATGACCGAGAAGGGCACGTTCGTGGTCAACGGCACCGAGCGTGTCGTCGTCTCACAGTTGGTCCGCTCCCCGGGCGCCTATTTCGAGCGCACCGCCGACAAGACCAGCGACAAGGACATCTTCACCGCGAAGATCATCCCGTCCCGCGGCGCCTGGTTCGAACTCGAAATCGACAAGCGCGACCAGGTCGGCGTCCGCCTCGACCGGAAGCGCAAGCAGTCCGTCACGGTGCTGCTGAAGGCCCTCGGCTGGACCGAAGGCCAGATTCTCGAAGAGTTCGGCCAGTACGACTCCATGCGCGCCACGCTGGAGAAGGACGCCACCGAGACCCGCGAAGACGCCTTGCTGGATATCTACCGGAAGCTGCGACCGGGCGAGCCGCCCACGGTCGAGGCTGCCCAGTCCCTGCTGGACAACCTGTACTTCAACTCCAAGCGCTACGATCTGGCCAAGGTTGGCCGTTACAAGATCAACCGCAAGCTCGGCATCGACCGCTCCCTTGGTGACAAGGAAGCGTCTGTCCTGCACGTTGAAGACATCGTCGCCATGATCAAGTTCCTCGTTGCCCTGCACGCCGGTGAGAAGACCCTCACCGGAAAGCGCGACGGCCAGGACCACGAGCTGCGCGTCGAGATCGATGACATCGACCACTTCGGCAACCGCCGCATCCGCGCCGTCGGCGAGCTCATCGAGAACCAGGTCCGCACCGGCCTGTCCCGGATGGAGCGCGTTGTCCGCGAGCGGATGACCACCCAGGACGTCGAGGCCATCACGCCGCAGACCCTGATCAACATCCGCCCTGTTGTGGCAGCGATCAAGGAGTTCTTCGGAACGTCCCAGCTGTCCCAGTTCATGGACCAGAACAACCCGCTGTCGGGTTTGACCCACAAGCGCCGCCTGTCGGCGCTTGGCCCGGGCGGTCTGTCCCGTGACCGTGCAGGCATGGAAGTCCGCGACGTCCACCCGTCGCACTACGGCCGTATGTGCCCCATCGAAACTCCTGAAGGCCCGAACATTGGCCTGATCGGTTCGCTGGCATCCTACGGACGCATCAACCCGTTCGGATTCATCGAGACCCCGTACCGGCTCGTCGCCGAGGGTGTCGTCTCCGACGAGGTCCAGTACCTCACGGCCGACGACGAAGCAGAGGTCCTGATTGCCCAGGCCAACGCTCCGCTTGATGAGAACAAGAAGTTCGCCGAAGAGACCGTCCTTGTCCGTGCCCGCGGCGGTGGAGGCGAGCCGGTTCTGGTTCCCGCCGCCGACGTCGAGTTCATGGACGTCTCCCCGCGCCAGATGGTGTCTGTGGCTACGGCCCTGATCCCGTTCCTCGAGCATGACGACGCAAACCGCGCACTCATGGGTGCCAACATGCAGCGCCAGGCCGTGCCGCTGGTTCGTTCCGAGGCGCCGTTCGTCGGCACCGGCATGGAGCGCGCCGCTGCAGTCGACGCCGGTGACGTCACCATCGCGAAGAAGGCCGGTGTGGTGACCGAGGTCTCAGCCGAGCTCGTGATCGTGCTCAACGATGACGGTACGGAAACCAACTACCGCATCAACAAGTTCGCCCGCTCCAACCAGGGCAACTGCTACAACAACCGCGTTCTGGTGAACGAAGGCCAGCGCCTGGAAGTCGGCGGCATCATTGCCGACGGCCCGGCAACGGACCAGGGCGAACTGGCCCTCGGTAAGAACCTGCTCGTGGCGTTCATGTCATGGGAAGGCCATAACTTCGAGGATGCCATCATCCTGTCCCAGCGGATTGTGGCTGAGGACGTTCTTTCCTCCATCCACATCGAGGAGCACGAGATCGATGCCCGCGACACCAAGCTTGGTGCCGAGGAAATCACCCGTGACATCCCGAACGTGTCCGAGGAAGTCCTGGCGGGCCTGGACGAGCGCGGCATCATCCACATCGGTGCCGAAGTCGAAGCCGGCGACATCCTGGTCGGCAAGGTCACGCCCAAGGGCGAGACTGAGCTGACCCCGGAAGAGCGTCTGCTGCGCGCCATCTTCGGTGAGAAGTCCCGCGAAGTGCGCGACACCTCCCTGAAGGTTCCGCACGGCGAGTCCGGCACCGTCATCGGTGTCCGCGTCTTCGACCGCGACAACGACGACGAGCTGCCCCCGGGCGTCAACCAGCTGGTCCGCGTCTACGTCGCTGCCAAGCGCAAGATCACCGACGGCGACAAGCTGGCCGGCCGTCACGGCAACAAGGGCGTCATCTCCAAGATCCTTCCGATCGAGGACATGCCCTTCCTTGCCGACGGCACCCCCGTTGATATCGTTCTGAACCCGCTGGGTGTTCCGGGCCGTATGAACGTCGGCCAGGTCCTGGAAACCCACCTCGGCTGGGTTGCCAAGACCGGTTGGAAGATCGAAGGCGAGCCCGAGTGGGTCAAGCAGCTGCCGAACCTGCCGCGCGAGAGTGGTTCGACCACTGTTGCAACGCCGGTCTTCGATGGTGCGCGCGAAGAGGAAATCACTGGTCTCCTCGATTCCACCAACGTCACCCGCGACGGCGTCCGCCTGATCAACTCCTCAGGCAAGACCCGTCTGTTTGACGGCCGCTCCGGCGAGCCGTTCCCGGATCCGATCTCGGTCGGCTACATGTACATCCTGAAGCTCCACCACCTGGTGGACGACAAGATCCACGCCCGCTCCACCGGCCCGTACTCCATGATCACGCAGCAGCCGCTGGGTGGTAAGGCACAGTTCGGTGGCCAGCGCTTCGGTGAAATGGAAGTGTGGGCGCTCGAAGCTTACGGCGCCGCCTACACGCTTCAGGAGCTCCTCACGATCAAGTCCGATGATATCCACGGCCGCGTGAAGGTCTACGAAGCCATCGTCAAGGGCGAGAACATCCCCGAGCCGGGCGTTCCTGAGTCCTTCAAGGTCTTGATCAAGGAAATGCAGTCGCTGTGCCTGAACGTGGAAGTGCTTTCCACGGACGGAACCACAATTGAAATGCGTGACTCTGATGACGCAGTCTTCACGGCTGCGGAAGAACTGGGCATCGATCTGTCTCGTGCAGAGCCCAGTTCCGTAGAAGAGGTTTAG
- a CDS encoding acetyl-CoA C-acetyltransferase: MSNSADNNDVVILAAARTPQGRLNGQLASFTAVELGSHAIRAALAAGGVKAEQVDSVIMGQVLQAGAGQNPARQSAIGAGIGWNVPTLTINKVCLSGLTAVIDAARMIRSGDATVVVAGGQESMTRAPHLLPGSRQGWTYGSIQALDAAAHDGLTDAFDGQSMGLSTEAKNLTLGIDRTSQDEVAAASHQRAARAAKDGVFDGEIAPISVKQRKGEPIVLSADEGIRPDTTVNSLAGLRAAFVTDGTITAGNSSPLSDGASALVLSSRKFAEDNGLEYLAVVGKPGQVAGPDNSLHSQPSNAIKSALDKAGWSATDLDFIEINEAFGSVAVQSLKDLAYPLEQCNIHGGAIAMGHPIGASGARLALHAAHELKRRGAGKAAVSLCGGGGQGEALLLFRD; the protein is encoded by the coding sequence ATGAGCAACTCTGCAGACAACAATGATGTTGTCATCCTCGCCGCCGCACGCACTCCCCAGGGACGCCTCAACGGTCAGCTTGCGAGCTTCACCGCCGTGGAACTCGGCTCCCACGCGATTCGAGCGGCCCTGGCTGCAGGTGGAGTGAAGGCCGAGCAGGTGGACTCGGTGATCATGGGCCAGGTGCTGCAGGCCGGCGCCGGCCAGAATCCCGCCCGCCAGAGCGCCATCGGCGCCGGGATCGGCTGGAACGTCCCGACGCTGACCATCAACAAGGTCTGCCTGTCCGGCTTGACCGCCGTGATCGATGCGGCCCGCATGATCCGCAGCGGTGATGCCACCGTCGTGGTCGCCGGCGGCCAGGAATCCATGACCCGAGCTCCGCACCTCCTCCCTGGATCACGGCAGGGCTGGACCTACGGGTCCATCCAGGCCCTCGACGCCGCCGCCCACGACGGACTGACCGACGCCTTCGACGGGCAGTCCATGGGCCTGTCCACCGAGGCAAAGAACCTGACGCTGGGCATTGACCGGACCTCCCAGGACGAGGTGGCAGCAGCGTCCCACCAGCGCGCCGCCCGGGCCGCCAAGGACGGCGTTTTCGACGGCGAAATTGCTCCGATCAGCGTGAAGCAGCGCAAAGGCGAGCCCATTGTGCTGTCCGCGGATGAGGGCATCAGGCCGGACACGACCGTGAACTCGTTGGCGGGCCTGCGGGCGGCGTTCGTCACGGACGGCACCATCACCGCCGGCAATTCCTCTCCCCTGTCCGACGGCGCCTCCGCCCTGGTGCTGTCCTCCCGGAAATTCGCCGAGGACAACGGCCTTGAGTACCTGGCCGTCGTCGGCAAGCCCGGGCAGGTGGCCGGCCCGGACAACTCCCTGCACTCCCAGCCCTCCAACGCCATCAAGAGCGCCCTGGACAAAGCCGGCTGGTCCGCCACGGATCTGGACTTCATCGAAATCAACGAGGCCTTTGGGTCCGTCGCCGTGCAGTCACTCAAGGACCTCGCCTACCCGCTTGAGCAGTGCAACATCCACGGCGGCGCCATCGCCATGGGCCACCCGATCGGCGCCTCCGGTGCCCGGCTGGCCCTGCATGCAGCGCACGAACTGAAACGGCGCGGCGCTGGCAAGGCTGCTGTGTCCCTTTGCGGCGGCGGCGGCCAAGGCGAAGCGCTCCTGCTGTTCCGCGACTGA
- a CDS encoding YbaK/EbsC family protein — MTTQGRPAVPAAPAGNGRERFLADAAARGVDVQLVERPAASSLVEAARILGIREEDIVKSLVVKRKDGRFLFALIPGGRQISWPKLRALVGVNKLSLPAAEVALEATGYERGSITPLGSTGAWPVYADRSIAGRRISLGAGDHGYSAFVDADALTAALDAVVADISEPG; from the coding sequence CTGACCACGCAGGGGCGGCCAGCGGTCCCGGCGGCTCCGGCCGGGAACGGCCGGGAACGGTTTCTGGCGGACGCCGCTGCCCGCGGCGTGGACGTTCAGCTCGTGGAGCGTCCCGCCGCCAGCAGCCTCGTGGAAGCGGCCCGGATACTCGGAATCCGAGAGGAAGATATCGTGAAGTCCCTTGTGGTCAAGCGCAAGGACGGCAGGTTCCTCTTCGCCCTCATCCCGGGCGGCCGGCAGATTTCCTGGCCCAAGCTCCGTGCCCTGGTCGGCGTGAACAAGCTGTCACTTCCGGCGGCGGAGGTCGCCCTGGAAGCGACCGGCTACGAGCGCGGCTCCATCACACCGCTTGGAAGTACCGGTGCCTGGCCGGTTTACGCGGACCGGAGCATCGCCGGGCGCAGGATCTCCCTGGGCGCGGGCGACCACGGTTACAGCGCCTTCGTGGACGCAGACGCCCTGACCGCCGCCCTCGACGCCGTCGTCGCGGACATCTCCGAACCGGGCTAG
- a CDS encoding 5'-nucleotidase C-terminal domain-containing protein, protein MTDANPSLSRRAMLAAALVGGGTAAATLAGAPAAQAGPASARKRFTLTVLGTTDLHNNVFNWDYFKNLPYADTAGNKIGIAQASTLIKAMRTERGAAKTLTIDAGDTIQGTPLAYYFAKIRPISATVTHPMALAMNAVGYDAAGLGNHEFNYGIPLLRTWERQLDFPLLAANVHDAGTGQRAFTPYVLKRVKTDNGWLTVGLVGFVTPGCALWDRDNVQGKLDFNGIVEEARTVIPQLKAAGADVVIVTSHSGATPGSSYGDALPFPENASTQLAEEVPGIDAILVGHAHLEIPERFVTNKSSGKQVLLTEPLKWGMRVSVMDLELAKDKGQWTVTAAHSHLLDAKTVDADPAVVRAVRSGHEATVKYVNEVIGTSTAPLTTATACWEDSAAIDAINYVQAITIKAELANGPAADLPVLSIAAAFSRSVDVKAGPLTIRDVAGLYIFDNTLLSIKVTGAQVKDYLEWSAQFFQPVTTTTARAADVTNAVTAAAPGGTPDYNYDVVYGLDAPLNYEIDLAKPVGQRITGLTYGTGALRMDQEFALAINNYRQSGGGNFPAVKTAPVLSNSQQEIRQRIIDFVVDRGTLDVAVFSQANWRLTVNGAALTITP, encoded by the coding sequence ATGACCGACGCCAACCCCTCGCTCTCCCGCCGCGCCATGCTTGCCGCGGCCCTCGTGGGTGGCGGCACTGCCGCCGCGACGCTGGCCGGAGCCCCGGCCGCCCAAGCCGGCCCTGCATCAGCCCGGAAGCGGTTCACGCTGACCGTGCTGGGCACCACCGACCTGCACAATAATGTCTTCAACTGGGATTACTTCAAGAACCTGCCGTACGCCGATACCGCGGGAAACAAGATCGGCATTGCGCAGGCATCCACCCTGATCAAAGCGATGCGGACCGAACGTGGAGCCGCGAAAACACTCACCATCGACGCCGGCGACACCATCCAGGGAACGCCCCTGGCCTACTACTTCGCCAAAATCCGCCCCATTTCCGCGACGGTGACGCACCCCATGGCCCTGGCCATGAACGCCGTGGGCTACGACGCCGCCGGCCTCGGCAACCACGAATTCAACTATGGCATCCCGCTGCTGCGGACCTGGGAACGGCAGCTCGACTTCCCGCTGCTGGCCGCCAATGTCCACGACGCCGGCACCGGCCAGCGTGCTTTCACGCCCTACGTCCTCAAACGCGTGAAGACGGACAACGGCTGGCTGACCGTGGGCTTGGTCGGCTTCGTTACCCCCGGGTGCGCGCTCTGGGACCGTGACAATGTCCAGGGAAAGCTGGACTTCAACGGCATCGTGGAGGAGGCCAGGACCGTTATCCCGCAGCTTAAGGCGGCGGGCGCCGACGTCGTCATTGTCACGAGCCACTCGGGCGCAACTCCGGGCTCCTCGTACGGGGATGCCCTGCCGTTCCCGGAGAACGCCTCCACGCAGCTCGCTGAAGAGGTTCCCGGCATCGATGCCATCCTGGTCGGCCACGCCCATCTGGAGATCCCGGAACGCTTCGTCACCAACAAATCCTCCGGCAAGCAGGTCCTCCTGACCGAACCGCTCAAGTGGGGCATGCGGGTCTCTGTCATGGATTTGGAGCTAGCCAAGGACAAGGGGCAGTGGACGGTGACCGCGGCACACTCGCACCTGCTGGACGCCAAAACGGTCGATGCTGACCCCGCCGTCGTGCGTGCCGTCCGGTCCGGCCACGAGGCCACCGTGAAGTACGTCAACGAGGTCATCGGAACGTCCACTGCTCCGCTCACTACGGCTACGGCCTGTTGGGAGGACTCCGCGGCCATCGACGCGATTAACTATGTCCAGGCGATCACCATCAAGGCCGAGCTTGCCAACGGGCCGGCCGCCGACCTCCCGGTGCTCTCCATTGCTGCGGCCTTTTCCCGCTCCGTGGACGTCAAGGCCGGGCCGCTGACCATACGGGACGTCGCCGGACTGTATATTTTCGACAACACGTTGCTCTCCATCAAGGTCACTGGCGCCCAGGTCAAGGATTACCTGGAATGGTCCGCGCAGTTCTTCCAACCGGTCACCACCACAACGGCCCGCGCTGCTGATGTCACCAACGCGGTCACCGCCGCAGCACCGGGAGGGACACCGGATTACAACTACGACGTCGTCTACGGCCTCGACGCACCGTTGAACTACGAGATCGACCTCGCTAAGCCAGTGGGGCAGCGCATCACCGGGCTGACCTACGGCACCGGGGCCCTCCGGATGGACCAGGAATTCGCCCTGGCCATCAACAACTACCGGCAGAGCGGCGGCGGCAACTTCCCGGCCGTGAAGACGGCTCCGGTGCTCTCCAACAGCCAGCAGGAAATCCGGCAGCGGATCATCGACTTCGTTGTGGACCGCGGCACACTGGATGTGGCCGTCTTTAGCCAGGCCAACTGGCGGCTCACGGTCAACGGAGCGGCCCTCACCATCACCCCGTAG